GACGAAAGAAGAAGCGCTCCGGGAGTTCTGAAGCCAGCCCCTTGCAGCGCTTACGATACAGGCGAAATCATCCGCGCATTCTCGTGGTGACGGCATGAAGGCATGGCTGCGTTGCAAGGCCTGCGGATTCATCGCAGAGGAAAAAGAGCTCCGCGACGTCTGCCCTGCCTGCGGCGTTCCCCGCAAGATGTTCGAGCCATACCAGCATCCTGTCTCCGAGTCGCGGCGTCGCATTCTGGACCTTCACCTGCATCCCGTGATCGTGCATGCCCCGCAGGCCCTGGCCTTTCTTCTTCTTGCCCTGACGGCGCTCCTGCTCCTGGTCCGGGGACCGCTGCAGGCGGACCTGGCGGCTTCCGTCCGGATCATGGCCGTCTGCCTGCCCGTCACGATCGCCGCCGCCCTTGCCTCGGGCATCATCGACGCCCGGGTGCGGTTCCGCAGGGTCGGTACGCCTTTCCTCAGGAAGAAGATCGTGGTCGGCGCCCTGTTCGGCGCGATCTCCCTGGCACCTCCGCCGATCGCTTATCTGCTCCCGCTCGATTCCACAGGAACGGCGGCGACACTCCTGATTCTGGAAGCGGCGATGCTGGCATGCAGCTCCGTCCTGGGCATCATGGGGGTAAGGCTCCTGGACGCGAAGTTTCCCGGATAGACCGCCACCCGCCCGATATCCCGCCGTTCCCTCGTTATTCTCATCCGGCCCCTCCGTCCTCGGAATCCCCGCCGCCGGAAGCAGGCGGACCCGTCCAGCGAACCGCCAGGACCGTGATGTCGTCGGACTGGGGCTCGGTATCCGCAAACGTCCTCACCGAGTCGACGATCCGTCCGACCAGACCCGCCGGATCCCGATCCATTTTTTCATCCACGGTCCGGAGCAGCCTTGCGTCGCCGAAAAAGCCTTTCTCCGGGTTCAGCGCCTCCGTCACTCCATCCGTGTAGAGAAGGATCTCGTCGCCCGGGACGAAGCGGATGCGCTCCGTCCGGTAGACGGCATCCTTGAAAACCCCCAGCAGGATCCCCTCCGGAACGGGGAGCCAACAGGCGCTTCCTCCCAGGGAGCGCAGAACCGGCGGGTTGTGGCCGGCATTGGAATACCGCAGTTCACCCGTACGGACATCCAGAATCCCGCAAAACACCGTGACGAACATGAGCGAATCGTTTTCCCGGCAGAGCTCCCCGTTGATCCGCTCCAGGATGTCCGCCGGGTCGATGTTCCGTCGGGCGATTCCCTTCATCAGGGTAATCGTGACGGCCATGAACAGGGCCGCAGGGATTCCCTTGCCAGACACGTCGCCGACGGCAAAGAAAAGGTGATCGTCGTCGACGAGGAAAAAGCTGTACAGGTCTCCTCCCACTTCCTGCGCCGGTTCCAGGGTCCCGGAAATCTCAAAACCGGCGCCCTCCGGGAAACGTTGGGAGCGCTTCGGAATGAAGCTCATCTGAATGTTCCGGGCGATCAGAAGCTCGCTCTCCAGGCGCTCCTTGGCGGCCGTCGTCTCCCGGAGATTCCGGATGTACTCTTTCAGAGCCAGACGCATCTCCTCGAAAGAAGCCGTCAGTTCCCCCACTTCGTCCTGCGCGTGGAGCGGCGGCAGAGGAACGTCCAGATCTCCCTTCGAGATGGCACCGGCCCGGAACGCCAGCTCCCGGACGGGACGCGTGATGTTACGGGAAACACCGACCACCAGGAGGAGCAGGGCGGACAGGCCGATCCCGGCGATGGCCATGACCGCCAGGGTCAGGCGATGAATGCCCGACAGCAGCTCCCGCTCGGGAATGACGACGCCGATGGACCATCCGGTGGACGGCAGCGGCGCATAATAAAGCCATGACTTCTCCGGGGTGAAACCATCCGGGGCCGGCATGAACCCGGTCTCCCCGCGGACCATGCGGCGTCCCAGCTCCCGGAGCGCCGCATCGCCCTTTTCCTCGGCGATGCTGAAGATGCTCTCCCGCAGGATCAGCTTCCGTTCCGGATGACTTACGAAGACACCATTGCGGGATAGCAGGAAGGCGTACCCGGAGGGCGTGATGGAGATGCGGGAAACAACTTCCACCAGCCAGCCCAGGGAGATGTCCGCCGTGACGACCCCCCTGAATTTGCTCCGTCCCCCGGGCCTCTGGAAGAACGGGGCGGAAAAGGTCGACATCATGATCCCCGCGCCGCCCTCGTCGAAATACGGCTCGCTCCAGCCGTCCTCCCTCATTTCCCGGGGAATCTGGTACCAGTCCCACTGGTCATACCGGTAGGACTCGTTTCCCAGATCCCGCCGCTTCAGGAAGCGGCCTTCCCGGTAGTAGAAGGGGGCATAGTACTTCCGGGCGGGGTCGAAGGCATACGGTTCGAAGGCCACGGCAGAGCTGAAAATGTCCGGATTGGATTCCAGCATGGAACGGATCTGGTCTTCCAACTCGGCCCGGCTCAGGGCCTTCTTTTCCAGCATGGACGCCATGAACAGGGGGGTCTTCTCGACGCCCTGGACGTACAGCTCGATCCGGTTGACGACGGACTGGGTCAGGTAGCGGGCGTTGTCCTCCACATAGCGGAGTGCCAGCTGGCGGGAATAGTAATAGCTGTACCCGAAGGCCGCCAGGAAGATGACGGCCGTTCCGGCCAGGAT
Above is a window of Syntrophaceae bacterium DNA encoding:
- a CDS encoding SpoIIE family protein phosphatase, which translates into the protein MSRIPGKNRRRGLAYRLSLTILAGTAVIFLAAFGYSYYYSRQLALRYVEDNARYLTQSVVNRIELYVQGVEKTPLFMASMLEKKALSRAELEDQIRSMLESNPDIFSSAVAFEPYAFDPARKYYAPFYYREGRFLKRRDLGNESYRYDQWDWYQIPREMREDGWSEPYFDEGGAGIMMSTFSAPFFQRPGGRSKFRGVVTADISLGWLVEVVSRISITPSGYAFLLSRNGVFVSHPERKLILRESIFSIAEEKGDAALRELGRRMVRGETGFMPAPDGFTPEKSWLYYAPLPSTGWSIGVVIPERELLSGIHRLTLAVMAIAGIGLSALLLLVVGVSRNITRPVRELAFRAGAISKGDLDVPLPPLHAQDEVGELTASFEEMRLALKEYIRNLRETTAAKERLESELLIARNIQMSFIPKRSQRFPEGAGFEISGTLEPAQEVGGDLYSFFLVDDDHLFFAVGDVSGKGIPAALFMAVTITLMKGIARRNIDPADILERINGELCRENDSLMFVTVFCGILDVRTGELRYSNAGHNPPVLRSLGGSACWLPVPEGILLGVFKDAVYRTERIRFVPGDEILLYTDGVTEALNPEKGFFGDARLLRTVDEKMDRDPAGLVGRIVDSVRTFADTEPQSDDITVLAVRWTGPPASGGGDSEDGGAG